The proteins below are encoded in one region of Streptomyces cyanogenus:
- a CDS encoding serine/threonine-protein kinase: MQGLLIAGRYRLADSIGSGGMGRVWRAHDEVLHRKVAIKELTAALYVSDSDQAVLLARTRAEARAAARINHSAVVTVHDVLEHDGRPWIVMELVEGASLADAVKARGRVEPRETARIGLWVLRALRAAHSAGVLHRDVKPGNVLLGDDGRVLLTDFGIAQIEGDTTITRTGEVVGSVDYLAPERVRGHDPGPASDLWALGATLYTAVEGRSPFRRTSPLSTMQAVVEEDMDEPRHAGPLAPVIAALLRKDPAGRPGAEETEQMLAEAAEGRRPRAAQAFLPTQSSGVHTSLGRGPGTPAPGDTPAAGQGRGTSGGAYGAGSGMPGAGYGSGSSGGNYGSGSGTAAVEYGPRSGTSAPEHGSGAAAAGYGAGSAASGYGSGAAGPGYRAGTAGAGGGRSVTGPTAVAPADGASAARGPARARPRRRLRTLALVVALAAVLGGAGAVVIQQWGGTDSGSRGGTSPAPAPADSDTPGADGANPAGWTTYHDPLGFSLSLPKGWKRRVYSDDGDLKQIDYTPDKGLHFVRVAIDRSSDFADALSHQKDLEQQLHRLVDYRRVTMEENLYRDRKGARWEYTWTALKKDEPFVDGPRHAVEETYFSREGTEYAIYMSSPAGDWATTSKQFTWVLRSWQQPDEG, encoded by the coding sequence ATGCAGGGCCTGCTCATAGCGGGCCGCTACCGGCTCGCCGACTCCATCGGCAGCGGCGGCATGGGCCGGGTGTGGCGCGCCCACGACGAGGTGTTGCACCGAAAGGTCGCCATCAAGGAGTTGACCGCCGCGCTCTACGTCTCCGACAGCGACCAGGCCGTCCTGCTCGCCCGGACCCGGGCCGAGGCACGGGCCGCCGCTCGCATCAACCACTCCGCCGTCGTCACCGTGCACGACGTACTGGAACACGACGGCCGCCCGTGGATCGTGATGGAGCTGGTCGAGGGCGCCTCGCTGGCCGACGCGGTCAAGGCGCGGGGCCGGGTCGAGCCGCGGGAGACCGCGCGGATCGGGCTGTGGGTGCTGCGGGCGCTGCGCGCCGCGCACTCCGCCGGGGTGCTGCACCGGGACGTCAAGCCGGGCAACGTGCTGCTCGGCGACGACGGCCGGGTCCTGCTCACCGACTTCGGCATCGCCCAGATCGAGGGCGACACCACCATCACCCGCACCGGGGAGGTGGTCGGCTCGGTCGACTACCTGGCGCCCGAACGGGTGCGCGGCCACGATCCCGGGCCGGCCTCCGACCTGTGGGCGCTCGGCGCCACGCTGTACACGGCGGTCGAAGGGCGCTCGCCGTTCCGGCGCACCTCGCCGCTGAGCACCATGCAGGCGGTGGTCGAGGAGGACATGGACGAGCCGCGGCACGCCGGCCCGCTCGCCCCGGTCATCGCCGCGCTGCTGCGCAAGGATCCGGCCGGGCGGCCGGGCGCGGAGGAGACCGAGCAGATGCTCGCCGAGGCGGCGGAGGGCCGCCGCCCGCGCGCCGCACAGGCGTTCCTCCCGACCCAGAGCTCTGGTGTCCACACGTCCCTCGGCCGGGGCCCGGGCACGCCCGCCCCCGGCGACACCCCGGCCGCCGGCCAGGGCCGGGGCACGTCGGGCGGGGCCTACGGCGCCGGGAGCGGGATGCCGGGTGCCGGCTACGGCTCGGGCTCCTCGGGCGGGAACTACGGCTCCGGTTCCGGGACGGCGGCCGTCGAGTACGGCCCCCGCTCCGGGACTTCGGCCCCGGAACACGGCTCGGGTGCCGCGGCCGCCGGGTACGGCGCCGGGTCCGCCGCCTCCGGCTACGGCTCCGGGGCGGCCGGTCCCGGCTACCGCGCCGGGACGGCCGGTGCCGGCGGGGGCCGTTCCGTGACCGGTCCGACGGCCGTCGCACCGGCGGACGGCGCGTCCGCGGCCCGTGGGCCGGCACGGGCCCGCCCCCGCCGCCGGCTGCGCACGCTCGCGCTGGTCGTCGCCCTCGCGGCGGTGCTCGGCGGTGCCGGCGCGGTGGTGATCCAGCAGTGGGGCGGCACGGACAGCGGGTCCCGCGGCGGTACGAGCCCGGCGCCGGCGCCCGCCGACAGCGACACGCCCGGCGCCGACGGCGCGAACCCGGCCGGCTGGACGACGTACCACGACCCGCTGGGCTTCAGCCTGTCCCTGCCCAAGGGCTGGAAGCGCAGGGTGTACAGCGACGACGGCGACCTCAAACAGATCGACTACACGCCCGACAAGGGCCTCCACTTCGTCCGCGTCGCCATCGACCGCTCATCCGACTTCGCCGACGCCCTCAGCCACCAGAAGGACCTGGAGCAGCAGCTCCACCGGCTGGTCGACTACCGGCGCGTCACGATGGAGGAGAACCTCTACCGCGACCGCAAGGGCGCGCGCTGGGAGTACACCTGGACCGCGCTGAAGAAGGACGAGCCGTTCGTGGACGGTCCGCGCCACGCGGTCGAGGAGACGTACTTCTCGCGCGAGGGCACCGAGTACGCGATCTACATGTCCTCGCCGGCCGGTGACTGGGCGACGACCAGCAAGCAGTTCACCTGGGTGCTGCGCAGCTGGCAGCAGCCCGACGAGGGCTGA
- a CDS encoding protein kinase domain-containing protein encodes MGTEGAGFRLIAGRYRLEERIGRGGMGVVWRASDQVLGRQVAVKELLPDDALPDDDARRRRDRTFREARAVCQLRHPHIIVVHDVVEQDGRPYLVMELIDGGSLAERVARHGPVDAAEAARIGVALLSAVRTAHEAGVLHRDIKPANVLIESGTDRVVLTDFGIAQVEGATTLTETGSFVGSPEYTAPERMSGLRTGPESDLWSLGALLCTALSGESPFRRDSLGGILHAVVTDDIRPPAEAEPLLPVVLGLLERDPDRRLGAADAERMLRTYLETGRTPDAPGRSTTGAHGGGLIHRIGAGRTPKPPAPYSPTQLDLPYGTPQPPAPARTPGDAAPARSSRRAVLVAALLVAALAGAGVSAAALLLHRGGDGGGGTPGGTATTPATRTGTGGTAGSPTPTGTRPAPTPTPSADSHTAPSGYRTARDPAGFSLAVPEDFTRSPQGQRVFYLSPGQTFRLGVRVGGSQPGGPEAAMSRAAADGPSTNPGYHDGRVIRTTHDGHPAALWEFTWDGFSAAEGPRHTYDLCWEENGLLYDVWVSAPVGKVREAREYFDVAVGTFSVTGV; translated from the coding sequence ATGGGGACCGAGGGAGCCGGCTTCCGGCTGATCGCGGGCCGTTACCGCCTGGAAGAACGCATCGGGCGCGGCGGCATGGGCGTCGTGTGGCGGGCGAGCGACCAGGTGCTGGGGCGCCAGGTGGCGGTCAAGGAACTCCTCCCGGACGACGCGCTCCCGGACGACGACGCGCGCCGCCGCCGTGACCGTACGTTCCGCGAGGCCCGCGCGGTCTGCCAGTTGCGGCACCCGCACATCATCGTCGTGCACGACGTGGTCGAGCAGGACGGACGGCCGTACCTCGTCATGGAGCTGATCGACGGCGGCTCGCTCGCCGAACGGGTCGCCCGGCACGGCCCGGTGGACGCCGCCGAGGCCGCGCGGATCGGGGTCGCCCTGCTGAGCGCGGTGCGCACCGCGCACGAGGCGGGGGTGCTGCACCGGGACATCAAGCCCGCGAACGTCCTGATCGAGTCCGGCACCGACCGGGTCGTCCTCACCGACTTCGGGATCGCGCAGGTCGAGGGCGCCACCACGCTCACCGAGACCGGCTCCTTCGTCGGCTCGCCCGAGTACACCGCGCCGGAGCGGATGTCCGGGCTGCGCACCGGGCCGGAGTCCGACCTGTGGTCGCTGGGGGCGCTGCTGTGCACGGCGCTCAGCGGCGAGTCGCCGTTCCGGCGCGACTCGCTCGGCGGCATCCTGCACGCCGTCGTCACCGACGACATCCGCCCGCCGGCCGAGGCCGAGCCGCTGCTGCCCGTCGTACTGGGCCTGTTGGAGCGGGACCCGGACCGGCGGCTGGGCGCGGCGGACGCCGAGCGGATGCTGCGGACCTACCTGGAGACCGGCCGGACGCCGGACGCGCCGGGCCGGAGCACCACGGGGGCGCACGGCGGCGGGCTCATCCACCGGATCGGCGCCGGCCGCACGCCGAAGCCCCCGGCGCCCTACTCGCCGACCCAGCTGGACCTGCCGTACGGCACCCCGCAGCCGCCCGCCCCGGCCCGGACACCCGGGGACGCGGCCCCGGCCCGGTCCTCCCGGCGCGCGGTCCTGGTGGCGGCGCTGCTCGTCGCCGCGCTGGCCGGTGCCGGCGTGTCGGCCGCCGCGCTGCTGCTGCACCGGGGCGGGGACGGGGGCGGCGGCACCCCGGGCGGTACGGCGACGACCCCGGCGACCCGGACCGGCACGGGAGGTACGGCCGGGTCGCCCACGCCGACCGGGACCCGGCCGGCACCGACGCCCACCCCCAGCGCCGACTCGCACACCGCGCCCTCCGGGTACCGCACGGCCCGGGACCCGGCCGGCTTCTCCCTCGCCGTACCGGAGGACTTCACCCGCAGTCCGCAGGGGCAGCGCGTCTTCTACCTCTCGCCGGGCCAGACCTTCCGCCTGGGCGTCCGGGTCGGCGGCTCCCAGCCGGGCGGCCCGGAGGCGGCGATGAGCCGCGCCGCCGCCGACGGCCCCTCCACCAACCCCGGTTACCACGACGGCCGGGTCATCCGGACCACACACGACGGACACCCGGCCGCGCTCTGGGAGTTCACCTGGGACGGCTTCAGCGCGGCCGAGGGCCCGCGGCACACCTACGACCTGTGCTGGGAGGAGAACGGGCTGCTGTACGACGTGTGGGTGTCGGCGCCGGTCGGGAAGGTGCGGGAGGCCCGGGAGTACTTCGACGTGGCGGTCGGCACCTTCTCGGTCACGGGTGTGTGA